Proteins co-encoded in one Leptospira dzoumogneensis genomic window:
- a CDS encoding MBOAT family O-acyltransferase — protein MLFNSAHFLVFLPIVLILAKILKGTYQRVFLLLASLYFYNAWHPASIVCNDIRTSTWYENWIDLSFCNFNINLYIIILIVSMIVDYVAGRLMSGEGVSEKFRKLCLVASLITNLGILAYFKYTNFLLEVFADLFNQISTGESLKIEHLKIILPVGISFYTFQSMSYTIDVFRRNLEARKSFLDFALYVSFFPQLVAGPIVRAHTFFRDLDDTPKVTAEDVQIAFAQILMGFTRKIVFADNLAKVVDFTFNNYKILNPAEIWVGAMAFGWQIYFDFAGYTDIAIGTARLFGYKFDPNFNFPMVARNIADHWSRWHISFSTWIRDYIYIPLGGSRVGVLKGYRNLFITWLFAGIWHGAAYHFVSWGLWQGVMLGIHREYSRTKVAAWLNEKGGLSYDIGARVFTMFCLSFGFIMFRAKTMKASWEMMKSLVFAVPGGVYSVKTFVNYDYGILLVICFILSYYFSRNPIETIVENKKKFGVFVTANLFIILFFGAGGQNFLYFDF, from the coding sequence ATGCTGTTCAATTCAGCCCATTTTCTCGTATTTTTGCCGATCGTTTTGATCCTAGCAAAGATCTTAAAAGGTACATACCAAAGAGTTTTCCTTCTTCTTGCCAGCCTCTACTTTTATAATGCTTGGCATCCCGCTTCTATAGTTTGCAACGATATCAGGACCTCTACTTGGTACGAGAACTGGATCGATCTATCCTTCTGTAATTTTAATATCAACTTATACATCATCATTCTGATCGTTTCCATGATCGTGGATTACGTTGCAGGAAGATTAATGAGCGGAGAAGGAGTTTCTGAAAAGTTCAGAAAGTTATGCTTAGTCGCTTCTTTGATCACAAATCTCGGGATCTTAGCTTATTTTAAATACACGAATTTTTTATTAGAAGTTTTTGCGGATCTATTCAACCAGATCTCTACAGGCGAGTCTCTTAAGATAGAACATCTAAAGATCATTCTGCCTGTCGGTATTTCCTTTTATACGTTCCAGTCCATGAGTTATACGATAGACGTATTCCGCAGGAACTTAGAAGCACGTAAGTCCTTCTTAGACTTTGCATTGTACGTTTCCTTCTTTCCTCAATTAGTAGCCGGACCGATCGTTCGCGCCCACACTTTTTTCAGGGATCTGGATGATACTCCTAAGGTCACTGCAGAAGATGTGCAGATAGCTTTTGCTCAGATCTTAATGGGATTTACCAGGAAGATCGTATTTGCGGACAACTTGGCAAAGGTAGTAGACTTTACATTCAATAATTATAAAATTCTAAATCCTGCAGAGATCTGGGTAGGAGCGATGGCTTTCGGCTGGCAGATCTATTTCGACTTCGCAGGTTATACGGATATTGCGATCGGAACGGCAAGACTTTTCGGATATAAATTCGATCCGAACTTCAACTTTCCGATGGTCGCAAGGAATATCGCGGACCATTGGTCCCGCTGGCATATTTCCTTCTCCACTTGGATCAGGGACTATATTTATATCCCTCTAGGCGGTTCTAGAGTAGGAGTTTTAAAAGGATATAGAAACCTTTTTATTACCTGGTTATTCGCAGGTATCTGGCATGGAGCAGCTTATCACTTTGTAAGCTGGGGACTCTGGCAGGGGGTCATGCTAGGTATTCATAGAGAATATTCCAGAACCAAGGTTGCCGCCTGGCTGAATGAAAAAGGCGGATTAAGTTACGATATAGGTGCTCGGGTATTCACGATGTTCTGCCTTTCCTTCGGATTCATCATGTTCCGAGCAAAAACAATGAAGGCTTCCTGGGAAATGATGAAGTCTCTCGTATTTGCCGTGCCCGGCGGGGTCTATTCCGTTAAAACGTTCGTAAATTATGATTACGGAATATTACTAGTGATCTGTTTCATTCTTTCCTATTATTTCTCCCGAAACCCGATAGAAACGATCGTGGAAAACAAGAAAAAGTTCGGTGTATTCGTCACGGCGAATCTATTTATCATTCTGTTCTTCGGAGCAGGAGGTCAAAACTTCCTGTATTTCGATTTCTGA
- a CDS encoding glycosyltransferase family 87 protein, with protein sequence MRIDLKKSGPVLVFILFLAFLYANGFSRTDLSSDFSDYYEASRNFKQGKDLYSLDALSEVIQEFETGKLKIDQIFDPEVFFRIKTKVENVGSYIYPPTFAFLLIPISGLPFEVASRIFFTINFIALVLSLLLIGKLLGREKSFLFLSAVLLLSLRFVENHQNNNQVGFLLLFLILVSVSVQKDWLSGLILALAIVIKITPAAFLFYFLYKKRPMVIVYTIIFALGWIALPALYNSEFTWKMNQTWYDLVLDKYLKSPALRAWKNNQSLNSTLSKYFLAYSDLLNQARFGMPFTTLAVNQVKIISGILSLGIAGPYLYRVFKGASEGFVLSGLFFFSVIFSGISWIHAFVFLLFPTAFALSKLWPEQGEPLLVWEKWKSKLIEYRSATIFISISILVLLLNRSFIGNIAEEAILMFSFLLYTSLIQYVCTFYSDRTA encoded by the coding sequence ATGCGGATCGACCTCAAAAAATCCGGCCCTGTTTTAGTATTCATTCTATTTTTAGCTTTTCTTTACGCAAACGGGTTCAGCCGCACGGACCTATCTTCCGATTTTTCGGACTATTACGAAGCCTCCCGTAATTTCAAACAAGGCAAGGACCTATACAGCTTGGATGCTCTGTCTGAAGTGATCCAAGAATTCGAAACCGGCAAATTGAAAATAGACCAAATATTCGATCCGGAAGTATTCTTTAGGATCAAAACAAAAGTGGAAAATGTAGGCTCCTATATTTATCCGCCGACTTTTGCCTTCTTGCTCATCCCAATCTCAGGACTTCCTTTCGAAGTCGCCTCTCGGATATTTTTCACGATTAATTTTATCGCTCTGGTCTTAAGCCTGCTATTGATCGGAAAACTTTTAGGAAGAGAGAAATCATTCCTGTTCTTATCAGCGGTTTTACTTTTATCTTTAAGATTTGTAGAAAATCACCAGAACAATAACCAAGTAGGGTTCTTACTCCTATTTCTAATTTTAGTTTCTGTTTCCGTCCAAAAGGATTGGTTATCAGGACTTATTTTAGCTCTCGCAATCGTGATCAAGATCACACCTGCTGCATTCTTGTTTTATTTCTTATACAAAAAAAGACCGATGGTGATCGTTTATACGATCATCTTTGCCCTAGGCTGGATTGCACTGCCGGCGTTGTATAATTCGGAGTTCACTTGGAAGATGAACCAAACCTGGTATGATCTGGTTTTAGATAAATATCTAAAGTCTCCCGCTTTGCGTGCATGGAAGAATAACCAAAGTTTGAATTCTACCCTCTCTAAATACTTTTTAGCATATTCCGATTTGCTAAACCAGGCAAGATTCGGGATGCCTTTTACGACTTTAGCCGTAAATCAGGTAAAGATCATCTCCGGGATTTTAAGCTTAGGGATCGCAGGTCCTTATTTATATAGAGTGTTTAAAGGAGCTTCGGAAGGATTTGTTCTATCAGGGCTATTCTTCTTTTCCGTAATTTTCAGCGGGATCTCTTGGATACACGCATTCGTATTCTTATTATTCCCGACTGCATTTGCTCTTTCCAAACTTTGGCCGGAACAGGGAGAACCTCTTTTGGTCTGGGAAAAATGGAAATCAAAATTAATAGAATATAGATCCGCTACGATCTTTATCTCCATCTCCATATTGGTTCTACTCTTGAACAGAAGTTTTATAGGGAATATTGCGGAAGAAGCGATATTGATGTTCTCCTTCTTATTATATACTTCTTTGATACAATACGTATGCACTTTTTATTCGGACAGGACCGCTTAG
- a CDS encoding LIC20162 family protein produces the protein MNKSDTSKSVWWNWENSETEIRSSFSRIKKSKLKINYIPPVLAIAAYGVFLSYLFPFRATVSLWVFKFVELLQITKVLKLSLLTDKRLYDYTALFVISYIAFAFFLDLIRFLKKNLFQTFITEENRLAVTKWGFLGKETIRWNPDQTGLQIHHKSGWFRSLLGLEKLSFRIHINEAENSVLAESPYFFSKSNSDFLSSVFRSV, from the coding sequence ATGAACAAATCCGATACATCCAAGTCCGTATGGTGGAATTGGGAGAATTCCGAAACGGAAATAAGATCCTCATTCTCCAGGATCAAAAAAAGTAAATTAAAGATCAATTATATACCTCCGGTCCTGGCGATCGCAGCTTACGGAGTATTTTTATCCTATTTATTCCCTTTTAGAGCTACTGTCTCTCTTTGGGTTTTCAAGTTTGTGGAACTTCTGCAGATTACCAAAGTACTAAAACTTTCCCTATTAACGGATAAAAGATTATACGATTATACTGCACTTTTTGTGATCTCTTACATCGCATTTGCATTCTTCTTGGATCTGATCCGATTCTTAAAAAAGAACCTATTCCAAACTTTCATTACGGAAGAAAACAGGCTCGCAGTTACTAAATGGGGATTTTTAGGAAAAGAAACCATTCGTTGGAATCCGGACCAAACGGGTTTACAGATCCATCATAAATCGGGATGGTTCCGTTCCCTTTTAGGTTTGGAAAAACTTTCTTTTAGAATTCATATCAACGAAGCGGAGAATTCAGTTCTCGCGGAATCTCCTTACTTCTTTTCAAAAAGTAATTCTGATTTTTTATCCTCCGTGTTTAGATCCGTTTAA
- a CDS encoding YbaB/EbfC family nucleoid-associated protein yields the protein MFGKSLDNLKQMNQMRVRMKKLEKELEALSFEGKSKNELVICITDGKQTVQEIRIEDSLLAKNDKKLLQKSIKQAVNQSMEAAQKVAEERMGEFKSLLSGMP from the coding sequence ATGTTCGGCAAAAGTTTAGATAATCTAAAACAAATGAACCAGATGCGGGTTCGTATGAAAAAATTGGAGAAGGAACTGGAGGCGCTGTCCTTCGAGGGAAAATCCAAGAACGAATTGGTAATCTGTATTACTGACGGAAAACAAACCGTTCAAGAGATCCGTATCGAAGATTCTTTACTTGCTAAGAACGATAAAAAGCTACTTCAGAAAAGTATAAAGCAGGCTGTGAACCAATCTATGGAAGCGGCACAAAAAGTTGCGGAAGAAAGAATGGGAGAATTTAAATCTCTTCTTTCCGGAATGCCTTAA
- the queA gene encoding tRNA preQ1(34) S-adenosylmethionine ribosyltransferase-isomerase QueA: MEFQDLSDFDFELPEDQIAKFPAEKRDKSRLLVLGRTRGFLKEETEFSKILNYLREGDILVANATRVSKRRVFLVTKTGRRHEAMFLSETEPGIWKTLTRNSKKLKLGDKVSDEATGKFLFTVGRKEEEFTIFQTETTLDENSFEIIGRTPIPPYFKRESTSEDDIRYQTVYSKNLGSVAAPTAGLHFTPELLQELKNRNIEFLKLELKVGYGTFQSLNEDHFADKKLHEEEFDLPSETADLLNSAKKNGKRIISVGTTTLRALESAYDPNSKTFRSGEGKTRLFLQPEDSILSCEGLITNFHLPQSSLLLLVSAFSEKEKILNAYKFAIEHKFRFFSYGDSMLILDPEKV; encoded by the coding sequence ATGGAATTCCAAGATCTGTCTGATTTTGATTTCGAACTTCCCGAGGACCAGATCGCAAAATTCCCTGCGGAAAAAAGAGATAAGAGTAGGCTGCTTGTTTTAGGAAGGACCCGGGGTTTTTTAAAAGAAGAAACAGAATTTTCAAAGATATTAAACTATCTCCGAGAAGGAGATATATTGGTGGCAAATGCAACCAGAGTTTCCAAACGAAGAGTGTTTTTGGTTACTAAAACAGGAAGAAGACATGAGGCAATGTTTCTTTCTGAAACAGAACCTGGAATTTGGAAAACACTTACTCGAAATTCTAAAAAGCTAAAGTTAGGAGATAAAGTTTCAGACGAGGCAACTGGAAAATTCCTTTTTACAGTTGGACGAAAAGAAGAAGAATTTACCATCTTCCAAACGGAAACTACTCTTGATGAGAATTCATTCGAGATAATAGGCCGGACTCCGATCCCTCCATACTTCAAAAGAGAAAGTACATCAGAGGACGATATCCGTTACCAAACTGTGTATTCCAAAAACCTAGGTTCAGTTGCAGCTCCTACAGCAGGTTTACATTTTACCCCGGAACTACTACAAGAGCTAAAAAATCGAAATATAGAATTTCTGAAATTAGAATTGAAAGTAGGTTATGGCACATTCCAATCCTTGAACGAAGATCATTTTGCTGATAAAAAATTACATGAAGAAGAATTCGATCTTCCTTCCGAAACGGCAGATCTTCTCAATTCTGCTAAGAAGAATGGTAAAAGGATCATTTCTGTAGGCACTACGACACTCAGAGCCTTGGAATCCGCTTATGATCCGAACAGTAAAACTTTCCGATCGGGAGAAGGAAAAACGAGGCTGTTTTTACAACCGGAAGATTCTATCCTAAGCTGCGAAGGTCTGATCACTAATTTCCATCTTCCCCAAAGCAGTTTACTTTTGTTAGTAAGTGCATTCTCAGAAAAAGAAAAAATACTGAATGCCTACAAATTTGCAATAGAACATAAATTTCGTTTCTTTTCCTACGGAGATTCCATGCTGATTTTGGATCCTGAAAAAGTATGA
- a CDS encoding leucine-rich repeat domain-containing protein: MRKIFLILYFLIACSQSNHLISVRNSEGEILGKYPKEIRWLGFEDNPSWNDLSAFSGLEVLELNSKDIRSLEGLPDLPKLRYILLSGSSVKDLSPLNRFAKLDSLVLNQTELGDQDLKNYQYWNRLTRIELTDSKISNLGFLGPGCSVRHLQLKHTKITDLRPLENCTKLMELYLGGTQVKDLSPLYGLTNLIHLQLDGSDVSAKEISDFRKIQPYVKIIPGLRRILNSENGLD; encoded by the coding sequence ATGAGGAAAATATTTCTAATCCTCTACTTCTTAATTGCCTGTTCTCAATCGAATCATCTTATCTCCGTACGAAATTCTGAAGGAGAAATTTTAGGAAAGTATCCTAAAGAAATACGTTGGTTGGGATTCGAAGACAATCCTAGTTGGAACGATCTATCTGCATTTTCCGGATTAGAAGTCCTAGAACTAAATTCTAAAGATATAAGATCGTTGGAAGGTTTGCCTGATCTTCCTAAACTCAGATACATTCTTCTTTCCGGATCTTCAGTGAAAGATCTTTCTCCGCTCAATCGTTTTGCAAAATTGGATAGTCTCGTTTTGAATCAAACGGAACTAGGCGACCAAGATCTGAAAAACTATCAGTATTGGAATAGATTGACCAGGATTGAACTGACAGATTCTAAAATTTCCAATCTGGGATTTTTAGGACCTGGCTGCAGTGTGAGGCATTTACAGCTAAAACATACTAAGATCACCGATCTTAGGCCTTTAGAAAATTGTACAAAACTAATGGAATTGTATTTGGGAGGAACTCAGGTAAAGGACCTAAGCCCTCTATACGGTCTTACGAATCTGATCCATTTACAATTGGACGGTTCGGATGTGTCCGCAAAAGAGATTTCCGATTTTAGAAAGATCCAGCCTTATGTAAAGATCATCCCCGGTTTACGCAGGATCTTAAATTCGGAGAATGGACTGGACTAA
- a CDS encoding peptidase M30, whose translation MKVSTGDGFWKSLCMPIGRSFYTFVFSVCLIFLFSDCVVSNDALGTQDKTEPNINDLLSLAKASSSCGGNNTFWIRNLVKNSSSCVQTIKVAAGSHVNIYATSGLESALDYQYISQEFDSKIYPRLGEAFGFSDDLDGDGKVAVIVSDIQDGSSTGSSFVAGFFDPVDYFPDSSSYAVRSNYSNIVYMDGVELVTVRNSDLAQGKPDTFLATLAHEYQHLIRFQYEARIMSQGGGRDEAWINEGTSEVAADIAGYSPQINRINCYRGRNSSACSRGANGNSIFGSPKFNSLVDYAFAYSFMKYLYMISGTDTDSRNSFFRTGVQGPKGYRASDATGLFHLFKTNADNYLNSSQEVKNALGADSSAIFMKIYPAFLWQSLGDVSPEFAQSGTDTNGASGFLQDITKTIQSFPFPAAGTDGDILRKLYDPLRIPEITPLGELNPGQIQFVKADRSNSNAIGRLVLLKKNIDGALYSLQINTEMKRTGDISVSLGITENDDEGGEEAIVLPESTDSRPICPHEFFKLSRNRTKQKIFNEYKGP comes from the coding sequence ATGAAGGTTTCGACCGGAGACGGTTTTTGGAAGTCCCTTTGTATGCCAATAGGCAGATCTTTCTATACGTTTGTGTTTTCGGTTTGTTTGATATTCTTATTTTCCGACTGTGTAGTCAGCAATGATGCGCTCGGCACACAAGATAAAACGGAACCTAATATAAACGACCTACTTTCCTTAGCCAAAGCATCTAGTTCCTGCGGAGGCAATAATACATTCTGGATCCGTAATCTTGTAAAAAACAGTTCCAGTTGTGTGCAAACGATTAAGGTAGCAGCCGGCTCTCACGTTAATATCTACGCAACCAGCGGTCTAGAATCCGCTTTAGATTACCAATATATCTCCCAGGAATTCGATTCTAAAATTTACCCCAGGTTAGGCGAAGCATTCGGCTTTTCGGACGATTTGGACGGAGATGGAAAAGTTGCGGTTATCGTATCGGATATTCAGGACGGAAGTAGTACAGGTTCTTCCTTTGTAGCAGGATTTTTTGATCCGGTAGATTATTTCCCAGACAGCTCGAGTTATGCTGTCCGCTCTAATTATTCGAATATAGTGTATATGGACGGGGTGGAACTGGTCACAGTCCGTAACTCAGATCTTGCCCAAGGAAAACCGGATACATTCTTAGCAACGCTTGCCCATGAATACCAACATTTGATCCGATTCCAATATGAAGCCAGGATCATGAGCCAAGGCGGAGGAAGAGACGAGGCCTGGATCAACGAAGGAACCAGCGAAGTAGCGGCGGATATCGCAGGCTATTCTCCTCAAATAAACAGGATCAATTGTTATAGAGGCAGGAATTCAAGCGCATGTTCCAGAGGTGCGAACGGAAATAGTATATTCGGAAGTCCTAAATTTAACTCTCTTGTAGATTATGCGTTCGCCTATTCCTTCATGAAATACCTATATATGATCTCCGGAACGGATACGGATTCCAGAAATTCATTCTTTAGAACTGGAGTCCAAGGTCCTAAGGGTTATAGAGCCTCGGATGCAACCGGATTATTCCATCTATTCAAAACAAACGCGGATAATTATTTAAATTCCTCGCAAGAAGTTAAAAATGCGCTTGGAGCGGACAGCTCCGCTATCTTCATGAAAATTTATCCTGCATTCTTATGGCAGTCTTTAGGAGATGTTTCTCCTGAGTTTGCACAATCCGGAACGGATACGAACGGAGCTTCCGGATTTTTGCAGGATATCACTAAAACAATCCAATCTTTCCCGTTTCCTGCGGCAGGAACAGATGGGGATATTCTCAGAAAATTATACGATCCGCTCAGAATACCTGAGATCACCCCGTTAGGAGAATTGAATCCGGGACAGATCCAATTCGTAAAAGCGGATCGTTCTAATTCGAATGCTATCGGAAGACTAGTATTATTAAAAAAGAATATAGATGGAGCGCTTTATTCTCTGCAGATCAATACAGAGATGAAAAGGACGGGAGATATTTCGGTGTCTTTAGGAATTACCGAGAATGACGACGAAGGTGGAGAAGAAGCGATCGTTCTTCCTGAATCGACCGACTCTCGTCCGATCTGCCCTCATGAGTTCTTTAAACTCTCTCGGAATCGGACGAAACAGAAAATTTTTAACGAATATAAAGGCCCTTAA
- a CDS encoding glycosyltransferase family 4 protein, which yields MLKKENLKYKPRVAVDARPLSYGITGNSRYLAEVLQRLLRPDSPLEYYLYSNKPIHPVFNHLIGLTPTFIPSKLPGVLWLNFIIPSLVKKHRIDLFWGTLQLLPAFGLKIPTLVNYHDLNFKSAPETMTTANYWQHKIMSPITLKKADKVLCLSQNTKNDILNFLPELEPKLEVVYPGVQGFGSVSAPEKTLPKNFLFSVGTLEPRKNLNTLVEAYLTLKKEEPNFPYPLVLAGRLGWKSEGLTSILKEGGLEKDGVYFIENPDDSKLGWLYKNCSYFIFPSLHEGFGLPLLEAIRENKPCIVSDIPVFHEVLDEFTDSFVSPKNLEAWKNALSLAGKKGIYGRKPSRNDWSWDSTAKLVENSLVELWKSRKKNS from the coding sequence ATGCTAAAAAAGGAAAATTTAAAATACAAGCCAAGGGTTGCGGTAGACGCAAGACCCTTGTCTTACGGGATCACAGGAAATTCCAGATACCTCGCAGAAGTTTTGCAAAGACTTTTGCGTCCGGATTCTCCTTTAGAATATTATCTTTATTCGAATAAACCTATTCATCCCGTATTCAATCATCTGATCGGGCTTACTCCCACTTTTATTCCCAGCAAACTCCCAGGAGTTCTATGGTTAAATTTTATCATACCTTCTTTGGTAAAAAAGCATAGGATAGATCTGTTTTGGGGAACCTTACAATTACTTCCTGCATTCGGTCTTAAAATCCCTACTTTAGTAAATTATCATGACCTAAATTTTAAGTCTGCACCTGAGACAATGACCACCGCAAATTATTGGCAGCATAAGATCATGTCTCCGATCACTTTAAAAAAAGCGGATAAAGTTCTATGCCTTTCTCAAAATACTAAGAATGATATTCTAAATTTTTTACCCGAATTAGAACCAAAATTAGAAGTAGTGTATCCGGGAGTCCAAGGTTTTGGATCCGTATCAGCACCTGAAAAAACTCTGCCTAAAAATTTCCTATTCTCCGTTGGTACATTAGAACCCAGAAAAAATCTAAACACTCTTGTAGAGGCATATCTTACCTTAAAAAAAGAAGAACCTAATTTTCCTTATCCTCTTGTCTTAGCGGGAAGACTAGGCTGGAAATCGGAAGGACTCACCTCTATTCTAAAGGAAGGCGGTTTAGAAAAGGACGGAGTTTATTTTATAGAAAATCCGGATGATTCTAAACTAGGTTGGCTTTATAAAAATTGTTCTTATTTTATCTTCCCTTCTTTGCATGAAGGTTTCGGTCTGCCATTACTCGAGGCGATCCGAGAAAACAAACCTTGTATTGTTTCGGACATTCCTGTGTTTCACGAGGTTTTGGATGAGTTTACAGATTCTTTCGTTTCTCCTAAGAATTTAGAGGCTTGGAAAAACGCACTTTCCCTTGCCGGTAAAAAAGGGATCTATGGCAGAAAGCCGAGTAGAAACGATTGGTCTTGGGATTCCACCGCAAAGCTGGTCGAAAATTCTCTCGTAGAACTTTGGAAATCAAGAAAGAAAAACTCCTAG
- a CDS encoding AAA family ATPase — protein MLRKVLPGQTEIRFKAAKPARLNGLPDFLVFHKEEVRTFRQALGNPGLFRHILITGPEIEANLLQFGQYLEEIVKAQPVVAEPNPTLLSLAGFPFENKYRPGKISEANGGLLLLPIKPFVEDPDLYYFLKGVLLTGKIDFLSLPEGSDSTNINRFHPSIDSRFRLILVGEETEVDSISQIDADFYGSFDFKIHMPYEISLEKSWLPVFSGLLKSWEKPGYPPLDQAALDSLLELALRWNDSQTRLSLHLSELRSFVREVLAFNNKGKKSVGRAEIEAGPSLIQKRTAIHKRKYIENIKEGLISVPLKGKKTGRINGLSVILLQSSLLDFGQVNQVSARVSLGSGNLINIEREVNLSGSLHDKGVFILQSYIKGMFSHTQSFGLDASILFEQNSSPIDGDSASCAELLALLSALSGLEIPCNIAVTGALSQYGDILPVGSVNTKIQAWYDVIRLTGSTREKYKIYIPKDNMRDLNLPREIRESMKKGNFQIFSCSHVEDLIPDIFGVPAGRISKSGKYPNGSLFRIIEERIDRKRDGEEN, from the coding sequence GTGTTAAGAAAGGTTCTTCCTGGGCAAACTGAGATCAGATTTAAAGCGGCAAAGCCGGCCAGACTGAACGGACTGCCTGACTTTTTAGTATTTCATAAGGAAGAGGTGAGAACATTCCGCCAAGCCCTGGGAAACCCGGGACTCTTCCGGCATATCCTGATCACCGGTCCTGAGATAGAAGCAAACCTTTTACAATTCGGACAATACCTAGAAGAGATCGTAAAAGCCCAGCCTGTAGTTGCAGAACCGAATCCTACCTTGCTCTCCCTGGCAGGTTTTCCTTTTGAAAACAAGTATAGACCGGGAAAAATTTCGGAAGCAAACGGCGGACTTCTACTTCTTCCAATCAAACCATTTGTAGAAGATCCGGATCTTTATTATTTTCTGAAAGGTGTACTCTTAACGGGTAAGATAGATTTTTTATCTCTTCCGGAAGGTTCCGATTCCACCAATATCAATCGATTTCATCCAAGTATAGATTCCAGATTCAGGCTTATTTTAGTGGGAGAAGAAACGGAAGTGGATTCTATCTCTCAGATAGATGCCGACTTTTACGGAAGTTTCGATTTTAAGATCCACATGCCGTACGAGATCAGTTTGGAAAAATCCTGGCTTCCTGTTTTTTCGGGACTTCTCAAGTCTTGGGAGAAGCCGGGTTATCCACCTTTGGACCAAGCAGCATTGGATTCACTTCTGGAACTTGCACTTAGATGGAATGACAGCCAGACTAGACTTTCTTTACATCTTTCCGAACTTCGTTCCTTCGTAAGGGAAGTATTAGCATTTAATAATAAAGGTAAGAAGTCGGTGGGAAGGGCAGAGATAGAAGCAGGTCCTTCTCTCATTCAAAAAAGAACGGCAATCCATAAAAGAAAATATATAGAGAATATCAAAGAAGGACTGATCTCAGTTCCTCTCAAAGGAAAGAAAACAGGGCGGATCAACGGTCTTTCCGTAATTTTGCTGCAATCTTCTCTTCTCGATTTCGGACAAGTAAACCAAGTATCCGCCAGGGTTTCCTTGGGCTCCGGAAACCTGATCAATATAGAAAGAGAAGTAAATCTTTCAGGCAGCCTTCACGATAAGGGAGTGTTTATCCTACAGTCCTATATTAAAGGAATGTTTTCTCATACACAATCTTTTGGTTTGGATGCTTCTATTCTATTTGAGCAAAATAGTTCTCCGATCGACGGGGACTCAGCAAGTTGTGCGGAACTTCTGGCACTTCTATCCGCTCTTTCCGGTTTGGAAATCCCTTGTAATATCGCAGTGACAGGTGCACTTTCTCAGTACGGAGATATTCTTCCCGTGGGTTCCGTAAACACTAAGATCCAGGCCTGGTATGACGTGATCCGACTTACAGGTTCTACCCGAGAGAAGTATAAAATTTATATCCCTAAAGATAATATGAGAGATCTGAACCTTCCCCGCGAGATCCGAGAAAGTATGAAAAAGGGGAATTTCCAGATATTCTCCTGCTCCCATGTAGAAGATCTGATCCCTGATATTTTCGGGGTTCCAGCCGGTAGGATCTCCAAATCGGGTAAATACCCGAACGGTTCTCTTTTTAGGATCATAGAAGAAAGGATCGATCGCAAAAGAGACGGCGAAGAAAATTAA